A region of Actinomycetota bacterium DNA encodes the following proteins:
- a CDS encoding ABC transporter ATP-binding protein has product MRRSADLPLPDEPQPHFGRRELRVVWPYLRPYAWRMFGAAVLLIVSQGSALLVPYLLSHAIDAGIGGRDLRALNVATLGMLASATVSWASLRISVMVAGRVGELALQQLRVAVFEHLTSLDMGFFEREKAGRLVSRLTSDVETLELLVTESFVQFASNAVYLFGSIAVLFSLDLRLAAASLAIVVPLTTAAAIAFRVRSERAYTAVRERIAAVLSYMQETVRGVHVVQAFRREGHNRARFREVNEEWVDANVESFRLGSRFFPLMEVISLAGQVVVFGYGGWRTLRGDLGVGVFAAFVLYLSSTLEPIQVLSQLYDQFQSALAALAKLAGLLETEPAIRDDGTAAAAGDLEGEMALEDVTFRYAPTDHPALREVDLPVAPGQTIALTGPTGAGKSTVAKLLLRFYDPTSGRVTLDGRDLREVPLAELRAASAFVPQEGFLFTGTIRDNVRFARPDASDHEVESVCRMLGIDQVIAHLPDGYDTHVRERGAGLSGGEKQLVAIARALLADPRVLVLDEATSALDAQTEAQVEGALRVAAAGRTTVVIAHRLSTAARAHRIAVIEGGRVAEFGSHDELIAKGGLYARLYQHWLEG; this is encoded by the coding sequence ATGAGACGCTCGGCCGACCTCCCGCTGCCGGATGAGCCTCAGCCCCACTTCGGCCGCCGCGAGCTGCGGGTCGTCTGGCCGTACCTGCGACCGTACGCGTGGCGGATGTTCGGCGCGGCGGTCCTGCTCATCGTCTCCCAGGGGTCGGCGCTCCTCGTCCCGTACCTCCTGAGCCACGCGATCGACGCCGGGATCGGGGGGCGCGACCTGAGGGCGTTGAACGTGGCCACGCTCGGGATGCTGGCGAGCGCGACGGTCTCCTGGGCGAGCCTGCGGATCTCGGTGATGGTCGCCGGCCGCGTGGGGGAGCTCGCCCTGCAGCAGCTACGCGTCGCGGTGTTCGAGCACCTCACCTCGCTCGACATGGGGTTCTTCGAGCGCGAGAAGGCCGGCCGGCTCGTCTCCCGGCTCACCTCCGACGTCGAGACACTCGAGCTGCTCGTGACCGAGTCGTTCGTCCAGTTCGCGAGCAACGCGGTGTACCTGTTCGGCTCCATCGCGGTCCTGTTCAGCCTGGACCTCCGCCTGGCCGCAGCCAGCCTCGCCATCGTCGTGCCGCTGACCACGGCCGCGGCGATCGCGTTCCGGGTCCGGTCCGAGCGCGCGTACACGGCCGTCCGGGAGCGCATCGCCGCGGTGCTGTCCTACATGCAGGAGACGGTGCGTGGGGTCCATGTCGTGCAGGCATTCCGGCGCGAGGGGCATAACCGGGCCAGGTTCCGCGAGGTCAACGAGGAGTGGGTGGACGCCAACGTCGAGTCCTTCCGGCTCGGCTCCCGTTTCTTCCCGCTCATGGAGGTCATCTCGCTCGCGGGACAGGTCGTCGTCTTCGGGTACGGCGGTTGGCGGACCCTGCGCGGGGACCTCGGCGTGGGGGTCTTCGCCGCGTTCGTGCTCTACCTCTCCTCCACGCTCGAACCGATCCAGGTGCTGTCCCAGCTCTACGACCAGTTCCAGTCCGCGCTGGCCGCGCTGGCCAAGCTGGCCGGTCTGCTGGAGACGGAGCCCGCGATACGCGACGACGGGACGGCCGCGGCCGCCGGGGACCTCGAGGGTGAGATGGCGCTCGAGGACGTCACCTTCCGCTACGCCCCCACCGACCACCCCGCGCTCCGGGAGGTCGACCTGCCCGTCGCCCCGGGGCAGACGATCGCGCTGACCGGACCCACGGGAGCCGGTAAGTCGACCGTCGCCAAGCTCCTCCTACGCTTCTACGACCCGACGTCCGGACGGGTGACGTTGGACGGGCGCGACCTCCGTGAGGTGCCGCTCGCGGAGCTGCGAGCCGCGTCCGCTTTCGTCCCTCAGGAGGGTTTCCTGTTCACCGGCACGATCCGCGACAACGTCCGGTTCGCGCGCCCGGACGCGAGCGACCACGAGGTGGAATCCGTCTGCCGGATGCTCGGGATCGACCAGGTGATCGCTCACCTCCCGGACGGTTACGACACCCACGTGCGCGAGCGGGGAGCCGGGCTGTCCGGCGGAGAGAAGCAGCTCGTCGCGATCGCCCGCGCACTGCTCGCCGACCCGCGGGTCCTGGTCCTCGACGAGGCCACCTCGGCCCTCGACGCGCAGACGGAGGCGCAGGTGGAGGGGGCGTTGCGCGTGGCCGCGGCGGGGCGTACGACGGTGGTCATCGCCCACCGTCTCTCCACGGCCGCCCGGGCCCATCGGATCGCGGTCATCGAGGGGGGTCGCGTCGCCGAGTTCGGCTCCCACGACGAGCTGATCGCGAAGGGCGGGCTGTACGCGCGGCTGTACCAGCACTGGCTCGAGGGATGA
- the selA gene encoding L-seryl-tRNA(Sec) selenium transferase: MTADPRRTIPQVEQLVRDAVGEMDGLPRQVVVEAVREVLASVRRRARRTGEAPTREEIVAEVRDAVAGLRLAPLREVVNATGVILHTNLGRAPLAPEAVDAVVEVARGYSNLELDLRSGRRGDRHSSLEPSLRALTGAESALVVNNNAAAVLLVCRALAQGREVVISRGELIEIGGGFRIPDVVVDAGATLREVGTTNRTHLRDYERAIGEQTAFVLRVHPSNYRVVGFTASPPLGDLVALARSRRVPLVLDAGSGLVSEALGEEPLVRDAVTAGVDLVCFSGDKLLGGPQSGVVCGRRALVDRLKKHPLMRALRPDRMTIAALARTVDLHLGGRTGDLPVWRMIQADPGTLRDRSVVVLRSAEEHGLEGEIADGASAVGGGSLPGETVATPVIRLRHPRLSASGLAAALRAADPPVIGRVEGGRLVLDLRTVPAELDELVIAALRRT, from the coding sequence GTGACCGCAGACCCCCGTCGGACCATCCCGCAGGTCGAACAGCTCGTCCGGGACGCGGTCGGCGAGATGGACGGCCTCCCGCGTCAGGTGGTGGTGGAGGCCGTCCGCGAGGTGCTCGCGTCGGTCCGGCGGCGCGCGCGCCGGACGGGTGAAGCGCCGACACGCGAAGAGATCGTCGCCGAGGTCCGGGACGCGGTCGCCGGGCTGCGCCTCGCGCCGCTGCGCGAGGTCGTGAACGCCACGGGCGTGATACTGCACACCAACCTCGGACGGGCTCCCCTCGCCCCCGAGGCGGTGGACGCGGTCGTCGAGGTGGCGAGGGGCTACTCCAACCTCGAGCTCGACCTGAGATCCGGACGTCGCGGCGACCGTCACTCGAGCCTCGAGCCTTCGCTGCGCGCCCTCACGGGAGCCGAGTCGGCCCTGGTCGTCAACAACAACGCGGCCGCCGTCCTGCTCGTGTGCAGAGCGCTGGCTCAGGGCCGGGAGGTCGTCATCTCCCGTGGCGAGCTCATCGAGATCGGAGGAGGGTTCAGGATCCCCGATGTGGTCGTCGACGCCGGCGCCACCCTGCGGGAGGTCGGCACGACGAACCGGACCCATCTCCGAGACTACGAGCGGGCGATCGGGGAGCAGACGGCGTTCGTCCTGAGGGTGCACCCCTCCAACTACCGGGTGGTCGGGTTCACGGCGAGCCCGCCGCTGGGCGATCTCGTCGCGCTCGCCCGGTCCAGACGCGTCCCGCTCGTTCTCGACGCCGGGTCCGGGCTGGTATCGGAGGCCCTGGGAGAGGAGCCGCTCGTGCGCGACGCGGTCACGGCGGGTGTCGACCTCGTCTGCTTCTCGGGGGACAAACTCCTGGGCGGCCCGCAGTCGGGCGTCGTCTGCGGGCGGCGGGCCCTGGTCGACCGGCTGAAGAAGCACCCGCTGATGCGCGCGCTGCGTCCGGACAGGATGACTATCGCCGCGCTGGCGCGGACCGTGGATCTGCACCTGGGGGGACGGACGGGCGACCTCCCGGTGTGGAGGATGATCCAGGCCGATCCCGGGACGCTGCGCGACCGCAGCGTCGTGGTGCTGAGGTCCGCCGAGGAGCACGGGCTCGAGGGTGAGATCGCCGACGGGGCGTCCGCGGTGGGAGGTGGCTCCCTGCCCGGGGAGACGGTGGCCACGCCGGTGATCCGGCTGCGTCACCCCCGACTGAGCGCGTCCGGCCTGGCCGCCGCGCTGCGCGCCGCCGATCCCCCGGTCATCGGACGCGTCGAAGGCGGGAGGCTCGTCCTGGACCTGCGCACGGTCCCTGCCGAGCTCGACGAGCTCGTGATCGCAGCGCTGCGGCGGACCTAG